From the genome of Arvicola amphibius chromosome 9, mArvAmp1.2, whole genome shotgun sequence, one region includes:
- the Cyhr1 gene encoding cysteine and histidine-rich protein 1 isoform X3, translating into MVSKSRSEWSTILSHLVLAAVSLHAAVSSVQSSRGAAAGFLLQTFAAITMLAPGLSTHEDCLAGAWVATVIGLPLLAFDFHWVNGDRSSANLLLGGGMVLAVAGDHLGPEGCSVAGQAVLLVVAVTILIVAVFTTNTYGMWGGAMLGVAGLLSRLEVDRLLLQPKEDVCRWALAAGSWAYCRALHTQRLQWE; encoded by the exons ATGGTCTCCAAATCCAGGAGCGAGTGGAGTACCATCCTGTCCCACCTGGTGCTGGCAGCGGTGTCTCTGCACGCAGCGGTGAGCTCTGTACAG TCCAGTCGAGGAGCTGCTGCTGGCTTCCTGCTGCAGACCTTCGCTGCTATCACGATGTTGGCCCCGGGGCTGAGCACACATGAAGACTGTCTCGCTGGAGCTTGGGTTGCCACAGTCATCGGtctgcctcttctggccttcgatTTTCACTGGGTGAATGGGGACCGCTCATCTGCCAATCTGCTTCTGGGAGGAGGCATGGTGTTGGCAGTGGCTGGTGACCACCTTGGACCTGAAGGGTGCTCTGTGGCTGGGCAGGCGGTACTGCTGGTGGTGGCAGTGACCATCCTTATCGTAGCTGTTTTCACCACCAACACTTACGGGATGTGGGGGGGTGCCATGCTGGGCGTGGCAGGTCTCTTGAGCCGTCTGGAAGTGGACAGGCTGCTGTTGCAGCCAAAGGAGGATGTTTGTCGTTGGGCCCTGGCTGCAGGCAGTTGGGCCTATTGCCGGGCCCTGCACACACAGCGTCTGCAGTGGGAGTGA
- the Kifc2 gene encoding kinesin-like protein KIFC2 isoform X1, translated as MYAFYSLLIYIFYSLFRRDGGAAAAADPSDPTQRSSGKPRGRRRPDQFTSELWTELNSLAGCSKSEDGQKGAEGGAPEVSLEEALMRLAEFLSLQLGAEESCGTPPDPGKPGEVPPLLTVTSQLLALLAWTRSPRGRQALLQGTQSACPVQSSTRDGSLLQEESSSESTPILDEVPGDETQEPQPPQLEEEQRAWQRLEQLILGQLEELRQQLEQQEEELSRLRLGVGATDSEKRVQHLTLENEALKQSLSLTRELLLHWGPGPLSRAPQEEAGALLELQGQLQEAQDTTEALRVQLGVQEMQLQGLRGALQQLQQETEQNCRQELQQVHGQLAGLRARMASLRQGCGDLRGLVSTFTKSCQGSLSEAQGQVSWALGALSAGGARTQLPEGHQGPPTGCSGRLLELKGNIRVLCRLRPAEGIPSSLVSVEPGQGGTITTCYRGRQHRFRLDWVFPPDASQEEVFRQLEPAVLSCLQGYSVCIFTYGQTGTGKTYSMEGPPEDPGIAPRALQLLFREMGTGGHHHVTLSMVEIYNEAVRDLLATGPPERLVVRQGPAGQGGIQVAGLTHWDVPNLETLHQMLSLGRSNRATAATVMNQHSSRSHALVTLTLRSASPPRAQGSTGTLHLVDLAGSERVWKAGVASPLPRDPNGARRLREAQAINRSLLALGGVMAALRARRPHVPFRDSQLTRLLQPALGAGTTAVLLLQISTRTEDLGETICSLKFAERVGQVELGPARRHRAPRSGTPSSLSTDTPLTGTSCTPTPSPGSPPSPSPNCCSGLTLEPPGDLPP; from the exons ATGTACGCCTTTTACTCTCTGCTCATCTACATCTTCTACAGTCTTTTTCGCAGGGATGGCGGGGCCGCGGCGGCCGCGGACCCCAGCGACCCCACCCAG AGAAGCAGTGGTAAACCTAGGGGTCGTCGCCGCCCCGATCAGTTCACATCAGAGCTCTGGACCGAGCTGAACAGCCTGGCGG GCTGCTCCAAATCTGAGGATGGTCAGAAAGGAGCCGAGGGTGGAGCACCTGAGGTGTCTCTGGAAGAGGCACTTATGCGCCTTGCTGAGTTCCTTTCCCTCCAGTTGGGGGCAGAAGAGAGCTGCGGGACGCCTCCTGACCCGGGCAAG CCTGGTGAGGTCCCCCCGCTGTTGACAGTGACAAGTCAGCTCTTGGCCCTTCTGGCATGGACACGGAGCCCCAGGGGGAGGCAGGCCCTACTCCAGGGGACACAGTCAGCCTGCCCAGTGCAGTCTTCCACTCGAGATG GGTCCCTGTTACAAGAAGAAAGCTCCTCTGAGTCCACTCCCATCCTGGATGAGGTACCAGGGGATGAAACCCAGGAACCGCAGCCTCCCCAGctggaggaggaacagagagcTTGGCAGCGGCTGGAACAGCTTATTCTTGGACAG CTGGAAGAGCTGAGacagcagctggagcagcaggaagaagagcTGAGCAGGCTGCGCCTGGGAGTG GGGGCGACAGATTCAGAGAAAAGAGTTCAGCATCTCACACTGGAGAATGAAGCCTTGAAACAGAGTTTGAGCCTTACTCGGGAGCTCCTGCTGCACTGGGGCCCTGGCCCCCTCTCCAGAGCTCCACAG GAGGAGGCTGGGGCTCTGTTGGAACTGCAGGGACAGCTTCAAGAAGCCCAAGACACCACAGAAGCCCTCCGAGTCCAG CTGGGAGTCCAGGAGATGCAGCTGCAGGGCCTGCGAGGGGCCCTCCAGCAGCTCCagcaggagacagaacagaactgcAGACAGGAGCTGCAGCAAGTTCATGGACAGCTGGCAG GACTTCGGGCTCGGATGGCCAGCCTTCGTCAGGGCTGTGGGGACCTCCGAGGACTGGTCAGCACCTTTACCAAGAGTTGTCAGGGCTCTCTGAGTGAGGCCCAGGGCCAG GTATCCTGGGCCCTTGGGGCTCTGTCAGCAGGAGGGGCTAGGACTCAGCTCCCAGAGGGGCATCAGGGACCCCCAACTGGATGCTCAGGGCGGCTTTTGGAACTCAAGG GGAATATCCGTGTGCTATGTCGGCTGAGACCAGCTGAAGGAATACCTTCTAGCCTGGTGAGCGTGGAGCCTGGACAAGGGGGGACCATCACCACCTGCTACCGAGGGCGCCAGCACCGTTTTCGCCTGGACTGGGTCTTTCCTCCAGATGCCAGCCAGGAGGAG GTCTTCAGGCAGCTAGAGCCAGCAGTGTTGTCTTGCCTCCAGGGGTACAGTGTCTGCATCTTCACTTATGGTCAGACTGGGACTGGGAAAACCTACAGTATGGAG GGCCCACCTGAGGACCCTGGCATAGCTCCTAGGGCACTGCAGTTGCTGTTCCGGGAGATGGGGACTGGAGGGCACCACCATGTGACCCTCAGCATGGTGGAGATCTACAACGAGGCAGTCAG GGACCTCCTAGCTACAGGGCCTCCAGAGCGCCTGGTTGTGAGGCAGGGACCTGCAGGGCAGGGGGGAATTCAAGTGGCTGGCCTCACGCACTGGGACGTCCCTAACCTGGAAACCCTGCACCAG ATGCTGAGTCTGGGGAGGAGCAACCGAGCTACGGCAGCTACTGTCATGAACCAGCACAGCTCACGCTCCCACGCCCTAGTTACGTTGACTTTGCGCTCAGCGTCTCCACCTCGTGCCCAGGGTAGCACAG GAACTCTGCATCTGGTGGACCTAGCAGGATCCGAGCGTGTGTGGAAAGCGGGGGTAGCCAGCCCGCTGCCGAGAGATCCCAATGGTGCCCGGCGCCTGCGGGAGGCCCAGGCAATCAACCGCTCTTTGCTGGCGCTAGGAGGAGTGATGGCCGCGCTCCGAGCTCGGCGGCCGCATGTACCTTTCCGAGACTCACAGCTTACACGCCTGCTACAGCCGGCGCTTGGCGCTGGCACCACCGCAGTGCTGCTGCTGCAG ATCTCAACGAGGACTGAAGATCTTGGGGAGACAATCTGCTCGCTCAAGTTCGCCGAGCGAGTGGGTCAAGTGGAACTGGGACCAGCCCGGCGCCATAGGGCCCCACGCTCGGGAACCCCTTCTTCTCTCAGTACTGATACCCCACTCACTGGGACTTCCTGCACCCCTACGCCATCTCCTGGCAGCCCTCCAAGTCCCAGCCCCAACTGCTGTTCTGGCTTGACTCTAGAGCCTCCAGGGGACCTGCCTCCGTAG
- the Kifc2 gene encoding kinesin-like protein KIFC2 isoform X2 gives MRLAEFLSLQLGAEESCGTPPDPGKPGEVPPLLTVTSQLLALLAWTRSPRGRQALLQGTQSACPVQSSTRDGSLLQEESSSESTPILDEVPGDETQEPQPPQLEEEQRAWQRLEQLILGQLEELRQQLEQQEEELSRLRLGVGATDSEKRVQHLTLENEALKQSLSLTRELLLHWGPGPLSRAPQEEAGALLELQGQLQEAQDTTEALRVQLGVQEMQLQGLRGALQQLQQETEQNCRQELQQVHGQLAGLRARMASLRQGCGDLRGLVSTFTKSCQGSLSEAQGQVSWALGALSAGGARTQLPEGHQGPPTGCSGRLLELKGNIRVLCRLRPAEGIPSSLVSVEPGQGGTITTCYRGRQHRFRLDWVFPPDASQEEVFRQLEPAVLSCLQGYSVCIFTYGQTGTGKTYSMEGPPEDPGIAPRALQLLFREMGTGGHHHVTLSMVEIYNEAVRDLLATGPPERLVVRQGPAGQGGIQVAGLTHWDVPNLETLHQMLSLGRSNRATAATVMNQHSSRSHALVTLTLRSASPPRAQGSTGTLHLVDLAGSERVWKAGVASPLPRDPNGARRLREAQAINRSLLALGGVMAALRARRPHVPFRDSQLTRLLQPALGAGTTAVLLLQISTRTEDLGETICSLKFAERVGQVELGPARRHRAPRSGTPSSLSTDTPLTGTSCTPTPSPGSPPSPSPNCCSGLTLEPPGDLPP, from the exons ATGCGCCTTGCTGAGTTCCTTTCCCTCCAGTTGGGGGCAGAAGAGAGCTGCGGGACGCCTCCTGACCCGGGCAAG CCTGGTGAGGTCCCCCCGCTGTTGACAGTGACAAGTCAGCTCTTGGCCCTTCTGGCATGGACACGGAGCCCCAGGGGGAGGCAGGCCCTACTCCAGGGGACACAGTCAGCCTGCCCAGTGCAGTCTTCCACTCGAGATG GGTCCCTGTTACAAGAAGAAAGCTCCTCTGAGTCCACTCCCATCCTGGATGAGGTACCAGGGGATGAAACCCAGGAACCGCAGCCTCCCCAGctggaggaggaacagagagcTTGGCAGCGGCTGGAACAGCTTATTCTTGGACAG CTGGAAGAGCTGAGacagcagctggagcagcaggaagaagagcTGAGCAGGCTGCGCCTGGGAGTG GGGGCGACAGATTCAGAGAAAAGAGTTCAGCATCTCACACTGGAGAATGAAGCCTTGAAACAGAGTTTGAGCCTTACTCGGGAGCTCCTGCTGCACTGGGGCCCTGGCCCCCTCTCCAGAGCTCCACAG GAGGAGGCTGGGGCTCTGTTGGAACTGCAGGGACAGCTTCAAGAAGCCCAAGACACCACAGAAGCCCTCCGAGTCCAG CTGGGAGTCCAGGAGATGCAGCTGCAGGGCCTGCGAGGGGCCCTCCAGCAGCTCCagcaggagacagaacagaactgcAGACAGGAGCTGCAGCAAGTTCATGGACAGCTGGCAG GACTTCGGGCTCGGATGGCCAGCCTTCGTCAGGGCTGTGGGGACCTCCGAGGACTGGTCAGCACCTTTACCAAGAGTTGTCAGGGCTCTCTGAGTGAGGCCCAGGGCCAG GTATCCTGGGCCCTTGGGGCTCTGTCAGCAGGAGGGGCTAGGACTCAGCTCCCAGAGGGGCATCAGGGACCCCCAACTGGATGCTCAGGGCGGCTTTTGGAACTCAAGG GGAATATCCGTGTGCTATGTCGGCTGAGACCAGCTGAAGGAATACCTTCTAGCCTGGTGAGCGTGGAGCCTGGACAAGGGGGGACCATCACCACCTGCTACCGAGGGCGCCAGCACCGTTTTCGCCTGGACTGGGTCTTTCCTCCAGATGCCAGCCAGGAGGAG GTCTTCAGGCAGCTAGAGCCAGCAGTGTTGTCTTGCCTCCAGGGGTACAGTGTCTGCATCTTCACTTATGGTCAGACTGGGACTGGGAAAACCTACAGTATGGAG GGCCCACCTGAGGACCCTGGCATAGCTCCTAGGGCACTGCAGTTGCTGTTCCGGGAGATGGGGACTGGAGGGCACCACCATGTGACCCTCAGCATGGTGGAGATCTACAACGAGGCAGTCAG GGACCTCCTAGCTACAGGGCCTCCAGAGCGCCTGGTTGTGAGGCAGGGACCTGCAGGGCAGGGGGGAATTCAAGTGGCTGGCCTCACGCACTGGGACGTCCCTAACCTGGAAACCCTGCACCAG ATGCTGAGTCTGGGGAGGAGCAACCGAGCTACGGCAGCTACTGTCATGAACCAGCACAGCTCACGCTCCCACGCCCTAGTTACGTTGACTTTGCGCTCAGCGTCTCCACCTCGTGCCCAGGGTAGCACAG GAACTCTGCATCTGGTGGACCTAGCAGGATCCGAGCGTGTGTGGAAAGCGGGGGTAGCCAGCCCGCTGCCGAGAGATCCCAATGGTGCCCGGCGCCTGCGGGAGGCCCAGGCAATCAACCGCTCTTTGCTGGCGCTAGGAGGAGTGATGGCCGCGCTCCGAGCTCGGCGGCCGCATGTACCTTTCCGAGACTCACAGCTTACACGCCTGCTACAGCCGGCGCTTGGCGCTGGCACCACCGCAGTGCTGCTGCTGCAG ATCTCAACGAGGACTGAAGATCTTGGGGAGACAATCTGCTCGCTCAAGTTCGCCGAGCGAGTGGGTCAAGTGGAACTGGGACCAGCCCGGCGCCATAGGGCCCCACGCTCGGGAACCCCTTCTTCTCTCAGTACTGATACCCCACTCACTGGGACTTCCTGCACCCCTACGCCATCTCCTGGCAGCCCTCCAAGTCCCAGCCCCAACTGCTGTTCTGGCTTGACTCTAGAGCCTCCAGGGGACCTGCCTCCGTAG
- the Foxh1 gene encoding forkhead box protein H1, giving the protein MASSWDPTSTYSPSSLSPLLDQTPTQGRFPCVMSCNTSHQRPPKAESPPKRKKKRYLRHDKPPYTYLAMIALVIQAAPFRRLKLAQIIRQVQAMFPFFRDDYEGWKDSIRHNLSSNRCFRKVPKDPAKPQAKGNFWAVDVSLIPAEALRLQNTALCRRWQTRGTRRAFVKDLSPYVLHGRPYRPPSPPPPSRDGFSIQSLLADPGKESTWPQQPALAGQSSSAQAGTSSKGEEEMCTAPRDSTEKPLWPLRSLPGPTRIEGETSQGEVIRPSLSPEQGTWPVHLLQGSQDPMGMSSRGCRASLWGQLPTSYLPIYTPNVVVPLATLPPTSCPQCPSSTSPAYWSVGSESQGSPDLLCDLDSLFQGVPPNKSIYDVWASHPWDLAAPAPSWMLSWYSL; this is encoded by the exons ATGGCCTCAAGCTGGGACCCCACCTCGACTTACAGTCCATCTTCCCTGAGCCCCCTATTAGATCAGACCCCCACACAGGGCCGCTTTCCTTGCGTGATGTCTTGCAACACCTCTCATCAGAGGCCTCCAAAGGCAGAGTCTCcccccaagaggaagaagaagagatacCTGCGTCATGACAAGCCCCCCTACACCTACTTGGCCATGATCGCTCTGGTAATTCAGGCAGCACCTTTCCGCAGGCTGAAGCTGGCCCAG ATCATCCGTCAGGTCCAGGCAATGTTCCCCTTCTTCAGGGACGACTACGAAGGCTGGAAGGACTCCATCCGCCACAACCTTTCCTCTAACCGGTGCTTCCGGAAG GTGCCCAAGGACCCTGCAAAGCCCCAGGCTAAGGGCAACTTCTGGGCGGTGGACGTGAGCCTGATCCCAGCAGAGGCGCTGCGCCTTCAGAACACTGCTCTGTGCCGGCGATGGCAGACCCGGGGCACACGCAGAGCTTTCGTCAAGGACCTGAGCCCCTACGTGCTCCACGGCCGGCCTTACCGGCCGCCCAGCCCCCCACCACCATCCAGGGACGGTTTCAGCATCCAGTCCCTGCTAGCGGACCCCGGGAAAGAATCAACATGGCCCCAGCAGCCTGCGCTAGCTGGACAGAGCAGTTCAGCTCAGGCAGGTACCAGCTCtaagggggaagaagagatgtGTACTGCGCCCCGTGACTCCACTGAGAAGCCTCTGTGGCCCCTCCGCTCCCTTCCTGGGCCCACAAGAATAGAGGGGGAGACTTCCCAAGGGGAAGTCATCAGGCCTTCTCTTTCCCCAGAGCAAGGCACCTGGCCAGTCCACTTACTTCAGGGTTCCCAAGATCCCATGGGGATGTCCAGCAGGGGGTGCAGAGCTTCCCTGTGGGGACAGCTACCCACTTCTTACTTGCCCATCTACACTCCCAATGTAGTGGTGCCCTTGGCCACACTACCTCCCACCTCTTGTCCCCAGTGCCCATCTTCAACCAGTCCAGCCTACTGGAGTGTAGGTTCTGAATCCCAAGGATCCCCGGACCTGCTCTGTGATCTAGATTCCCTCTTCCAGGGAGTACCACCCAACAAGAGCATCTATGATGTGTGGGCCAGCCACCCTTGGGACCTGGCTGCTCCTGCCCCCAGCTGGATGCTCTCCTGGTACAGCCTGTAA